Proteins from a single region of Plasmodium brasilianum strain Bolivian I chromosome 13, whole genome shotgun sequence:
- a CDS encoding SF-assemblin — protein sequence MIDNCESSTTSEGNLTYDLNMSRNKIPDMSYLNESTFLDERLNKKIEGENYYQEIKYDILRIERNINIEVKKRIEANKNIQQLIEHTANDMINNVLNKITAKIEKISLDLDKIIKKCEELEKVIGQIKVELPTKIQTEMISLKREISDFQIVINKYINNKKKRDNILFGKIENINAYINSKIQSEISFKQEDLIMLKNESDKLLHYDFDEDMNFKNVFVEDIEEIKDALALTIKAREQSDDDIIQAMNKYTSVLQKALQSVITNSH from the exons ATGATTGACAATTGCGAAAGCTCCACGACGTCTGAAGGGAATTTGACGTATGACTTAAATATGAGCAGAAATAAAATTCCTGACATGTCATATTTAAATGAGTCGACTTTTTTGGACGAACggctaaataaaaaaatagagggAGAGAATTATTAccaagaaataaaatatgatatattaagaattgaaaggaatataaatattgaagTAAAAAAACGAATTgaagcaaataaaaatatccaGCAGTTAATTGAACATACTGCAAATGATATGataaataatgttttaaataaaataactgcaaaaattgaaaaaatttctttagaTTTggacaaaattataaaaaaatgtgaagaATTAGAAAAAGTTATTGGACAAATAAAAGTAGAATTACCTACAAAAATTCAAACAGAAATGATAAgcttaaaaagagaaatatcTGACTTTCAAAttgtaattaataaatatataaataataaaaaaaagagagataatatattattcggTAAAATAGAAAACATTAATGCGTAcataaatagtaaaattcAAAGTGAAATTTCCTTTAAGCAAGAAGATTTAATTATGCTCAAAAATGAAAGTGACAAATTATTGCACTATGATTTTGATGAAGATATGAACTTCAAAAATGTTTTTGTCGAAGATATTGAAGAGATAAAGGATGCGCTTGCTTTAACCATAAAGGCGAGAGAACAGTCGGACGATGATATCATACAA GCCATGAACAAATACACTAGTGTTCTGCAAAAAGCATTACAGTCCGTTATTACAAACAGCCACTGA